The Opitutales bacterium ASA1 genome window below encodes:
- a CDS encoding LacI family DNA-binding transcriptional regulator gives MRFVSPRSGDSPSAGSKDEADSDTLARTRVTQRDVARTAGVHNSTVSLALRDSPTLPLATREKIRALAASMGYAPDPAVQALVAYRRRLVRKGPTGTIAFVTGGGSRNHWQRDPADVACFEGVRARAHELGYNVDPFWVGEGGLTARRLAHVLTHRGITGMLLHTPTLDGLGWNDFDSTPFTVVAIGARPTFAPLHRVVGDPDGIARLALDRISASGRRRIGVILPAYRDEAHGGAWTTAFATAQHRFAPGDRVPLFVQNLVDPPRDDSAVSLPHALESAGFARWLQSHEPDVLVGCLDYVRPLAAAVGLRLPQDLAFVELDKLDAASPMPGIDQNHRSTGAIAVEILAHQMQQNRRGVPPVPTRTIVESVWQGSTGLDMAFDDPVVPDAVSAR, from the coding sequence ATGCGCTTCGTTTCGCCACGCTCGGGAGACTCGCCATCCGCCGGCTCGAAGGATGAAGCGGATTCGGACACACTCGCGCGGACTCGCGTCACGCAGCGCGACGTTGCGCGCACGGCCGGAGTTCACAACAGCACGGTCTCGCTCGCGCTGCGCGACAGTCCCACGCTTCCACTAGCCACCCGCGAGAAGATCCGCGCTCTCGCTGCCTCGATGGGCTACGCTCCCGACCCCGCGGTGCAGGCCCTCGTCGCCTACCGCAGGCGTCTCGTGCGCAAAGGTCCCACAGGAACGATCGCGTTCGTCACCGGTGGCGGCAGTCGCAACCACTGGCAGCGCGATCCGGCGGATGTCGCCTGTTTCGAAGGCGTGCGCGCTCGCGCCCATGAACTCGGATACAACGTCGATCCCTTTTGGGTCGGCGAAGGCGGCCTGACCGCGCGCCGTCTCGCTCACGTCCTCACGCATCGCGGCATCACCGGGATGCTGCTCCATACCCCGACGTTGGACGGACTCGGCTGGAACGACTTCGACAGCACGCCGTTCACGGTCGTCGCGATCGGGGCACGTCCGACTTTCGCACCACTGCACCGCGTCGTGGGCGATCCGGACGGCATCGCCCGTCTGGCTCTGGACCGCATCTCGGCGAGCGGCCGTCGACGCATCGGCGTGATCTTGCCTGCCTACCGTGACGAAGCGCACGGCGGGGCTTGGACCACCGCGTTCGCAACGGCACAACATCGCTTCGCTCCCGGCGATCGCGTGCCGCTCTTCGTCCAGAATCTCGTCGACCCGCCTCGCGACGATTCCGCCGTTTCGCTGCCGCATGCCCTCGAGTCAGCCGGCTTTGCCCGATGGCTGCAGAGTCACGAGCCCGACGTTCTCGTCGGCTGCCTCGACTACGTTCGACCTCTCGCCGCGGCCGTCGGCCTTCGTCTCCCACAGGACCTCGCGTTCGTGGAACTCGACAAACTCGACGCGGCCTCGCCGATGCCGGGCATCGATCAGAACCATCGCTCCACGGGCGCGATCGCCGTCGAGATCCTCGCACACCAGATGCAACAAAACCGGCGCGGCGTGCCGCCCGTGCCCACGCGCACGATCGTCGAGAGCGTGTGGCAAGGGTCGACGGGTCTCGACATGGCCTTCGACGATCCGGTCGTACCCGACGCCGTATCCGCACGCTGA
- a CDS encoding alpha-glucuronidase family glycosyl hydrolase, producing MPNLRRRFLIAALSLTALGLVRHAVADDGYRLWLRYDPIVDDTRREAVAAAVPVLVLTTPSGTESPTIEATRRELQEGFSGLVGRVPEVRVRVGAGVDEALGDEGYRLTSRGVADGGGIEIRGNGDVAVLYGAFALLRRAQTGEDLARLQVVDTPRVGRRLLNHWDNLNRFVERGYAGFSIWEWFNLPDFRNPRYRDYARACASIGLNGAVLTNVNADALVLTPYYLERVAALAEEFRPYGVRVYLTARFSAPKEIGGLDTADPLDPRVIAWWDEKVAEIYRWVPDFGGFVVKANSEGQPGPQDFGRNHADGANLFARALAPHGGIVMWRAFVYQPENEMDRVRQASFEFMPLDGAFLPNVSVQIKNGPLDFMPREPFHPLFGSLQHTSMTLELQITQEYLGHSTHLAFLAPMWKEVFEADTFARGPGSTVGKAIDGTLRGHPLTVVAGVSNIGTDRNWTGHPLAQANWYAFGRLAWDHTLEAETIAEEWSRMTFGSEPATVAALTDILVRSREIVVNYSNPYGLHHIQARGHHFGPGPWVTGGRPDWTAPYYHQASEFGIGANRGPEGSNALADYAPELAALWGDLERCPENLLLWFHHLPWDYVTKSGRTLWDAIALRYQQGVDEMRRLAADWAALEPAIDPEIFANVSARMGRQVNDAIHWRDACLLYFQQFSKRPLPEGVEPPAHSLEHYMSINLRYVPGHPGDY from the coding sequence ATGCCCAACCTACGCCGTCGCTTCCTGATCGCCGCTCTCTCTCTGACCGCCCTCGGTCTCGTTCGTCACGCGGTTGCGGACGACGGCTACCGCCTCTGGCTGCGCTACGATCCGATCGTGGACGACACGCGGCGCGAAGCGGTTGCGGCTGCGGTGCCGGTGCTGGTCTTGACCACGCCGAGCGGAACTGAATCTCCGACCATCGAGGCCACGCGCCGGGAGTTACAGGAGGGTTTCTCGGGATTGGTGGGACGTGTGCCGGAGGTGCGCGTGCGAGTGGGCGCGGGCGTCGACGAGGCGCTCGGCGACGAAGGGTATCGTCTCACCTCGCGCGGAGTCGCCGACGGCGGCGGCATCGAGATCCGCGGCAACGGCGACGTCGCCGTGCTCTACGGTGCCTTCGCCCTTCTGCGCCGCGCGCAGACCGGGGAGGATCTCGCGCGTCTCCAGGTCGTGGATACACCGCGAGTCGGGCGCCGCCTGCTCAACCATTGGGACAACCTCAACCGGTTCGTCGAGCGCGGCTACGCGGGTTTCTCGATCTGGGAGTGGTTCAACCTACCCGACTTCCGCAACCCGCGTTACCGCGACTACGCCCGCGCGTGTGCGTCGATCGGCCTCAACGGGGCGGTGCTCACCAACGTCAACGCCGACGCGCTCGTCCTCACTCCTTACTACCTCGAGCGCGTCGCGGCACTCGCCGAAGAGTTTCGGCCTTACGGCGTGCGCGTGTATCTCACCGCACGCTTCAGCGCGCCGAAGGAGATCGGAGGACTGGATACGGCCGATCCGCTCGATCCACGCGTGATCGCGTGGTGGGACGAGAAGGTCGCGGAGATCTACCGCTGGGTGCCGGACTTCGGTGGTTTCGTGGTCAAGGCCAACTCCGAAGGGCAGCCGGGCCCGCAGGACTTCGGTCGCAACCACGCGGACGGTGCGAACCTCTTCGCCCGCGCGCTCGCGCCGCACGGCGGCATCGTGATGTGGCGCGCCTTCGTCTACCAGCCGGAGAACGAGATGGACCGCGTGCGGCAGGCTTCGTTCGAGTTCATGCCGCTCGACGGCGCGTTCCTTCCCAACGTGAGCGTGCAGATCAAGAACGGTCCGCTCGACTTCATGCCGCGCGAGCCGTTTCACCCGCTTTTCGGTTCGTTGCAGCACACCTCGATGACGCTCGAGTTGCAGATCACGCAGGAGTACCTCGGACATTCCACGCACCTCGCGTTCCTCGCGCCGATGTGGAAGGAAGTGTTCGAGGCCGACACCTTCGCGCGCGGACCGGGATCGACCGTGGGCAAGGCGATCGACGGCACTCTGCGCGGTCATCCGCTCACCGTCGTCGCCGGCGTGTCCAACATCGGCACCGATCGCAACTGGACGGGCCATCCGCTCGCGCAGGCGAACTGGTACGCGTTCGGCAGGCTCGCGTGGGACCACACGCTCGAGGCCGAAACGATCGCCGAAGAGTGGTCACGCATGACCTTCGGTTCCGAGCCCGCGACCGTGGCGGCATTGACCGACATCCTCGTGCGCTCGCGCGAGATCGTGGTGAACTACTCCAACCCGTACGGATTGCATCACATCCAGGCCCGGGGGCATCACTTCGGTCCCGGCCCTTGGGTGACGGGTGGGCGACCCGACTGGACGGCTCCGTACTACCATCAGGCGAGCGAGTTCGGGATCGGCGCGAATCGTGGACCGGAGGGCTCGAACGCGCTCGCGGATTATGCGCCGGAACTGGCTGCGCTGTGGGGCGATCTCGAACGCTGCCCGGAGAACCTTCTGCTCTGGTTTCACCATCTCCCGTGGGACTACGTCACCAAGTCCGGCCGCACCCTCTGGGACGCGATCGCGTTGCGCTACCAACAAGGCGTGGACGAAATGCGGCGGCTCGCGGCGGATTGGGCGGCGCTGGAGCCCGCGATCGATCCGGAGATCTTCGCCAACGTGTCCGCGCGCATGGGCAGGCAGGTGAACGACGCGATCCATTGGCGCGACGCGTGCCTGCTGTATTTCCAGCAGTTTTCGAAACGTCCGTTGCCGGAGGGCGTCGAGCCGCCGGCGCACTCGTTGGAGCACTACATGTCGATCAATCTGCGGTACGTCCCCGGGCACCCGGGCGACTACTGA
- a CDS encoding AraC family transcriptional regulator: MAHLLAGLATGQGFSASRLPGVKFMRSTAYVPPTPITYEPSIVVVAQGRKAGRLGERTFLYDANHYLVLAAPLPFECETFGTPEDPMLGLSIAVTPTLVGELLEQMRSSPADDGSDPQAIESAPLDDVLRSAAVRLLECLRSPDDARILGAQTVRELVYRVLLGPLGANLRALVAPHSRLGRIARVLARIHADFARPHEVESLAREAGMSVSTFHLHFKNATAASPLRYLKTIRLHKARTLMVHDGVGAAVAAGRVGYESASQFSREFKRHFGDTPAAVAAKHRADLTRFS; the protein is encoded by the coding sequence ATGGCCCACCTCCTCGCCGGGCTCGCGACCGGTCAGGGTTTCAGCGCTTCGAGGCTGCCGGGCGTCAAGTTCATGCGCTCGACCGCGTACGTGCCTCCCACGCCCATCACGTACGAACCCAGCATCGTCGTCGTCGCCCAAGGCCGTAAAGCCGGCCGCCTCGGCGAAAGGACGTTCCTCTACGACGCGAACCACTACCTCGTGCTCGCCGCCCCGCTGCCCTTCGAGTGCGAGACTTTCGGAACGCCCGAGGATCCGATGCTCGGCTTGTCCATCGCCGTGACCCCCACGCTCGTGGGTGAACTGCTCGAGCAGATGCGGTCCTCCCCGGCCGACGACGGATCCGACCCGCAAGCCATCGAATCCGCACCGCTCGACGACGTCTTGCGCAGCGCCGCCGTGCGCCTGCTCGAGTGCCTCCGATCGCCGGACGACGCCCGCATCCTCGGAGCGCAGACCGTCCGCGAACTCGTCTACCGAGTTCTCCTCGGACCGCTCGGCGCCAACCTGCGCGCGCTCGTCGCACCGCACAGCCGGTTGGGCCGGATCGCCCGCGTGCTCGCTCGCATCCACGCCGACTTCGCGCGTCCGCACGAAGTGGAGTCGCTCGCCCGCGAAGCCGGCATGAGCGTATCCACGTTTCACTTACACTTCAAGAACGCAACCGCCGCCTCGCCGCTCCGGTACTTGAAGACCATCCGTCTCCACAAGGCACGCACGCTCATGGTCCACGACGGCGTCGGCGCCGCCGTGGCCGCAGGCAGAGTCGGTTACGAGAGCGCCTCGCAGTTCAGCCGCGAGTTCAAACGCCACTTCGGCGACACTCCCGCCGCCGTGGCCGCAAAGCACCGCGCCGACCTCACTCGCTTCTCGTGA
- a CDS encoding MFS transporter, translating to MSDPNQKLSFREKAGYSLSDASANFVFQMFIVFPTAFYVDTVGMSAALMGTMLLFVRFSDAFTDPIMGVIADRTKHRWGRFRPWLLWSAIPFGLMFWVAFTIPAGLSEEGRIWYAIVTYTVLMMAYTMNNVPYASLNGVMTSNSSERTSLSSYRFVAAMAAAFIVQGFTLPLVTKFGDGSNTDPKGWSFTVGIFAAISMIFFVITFFSVKERVQPPAGQKADLKQDFRDVLANRPWLAMFGMVLFVFITLAFRGNANYIFVTRYLEADAMRTFVEQMGLTATAAAMEAPGLGLRILDLFGMVVKPGADPSAVGFSVLNMTGSLVQILGVLSAKPLADRFGKKAVFMVGLFGAAVFQSMHFLVPTDGVWTVFVLTILVNLSYGPTIPLLWAMIADCADWSEWRNHRRSTGFVFAGMVFALKAGLGFGGAIAGWMLAYYGYSAATANDPDVLVGVRHMVSFMSGGLFFVGVLFMFRYPISKRVALQMSDELDQRRQAAAAST from the coding sequence ATGAGCGACCCCAACCAGAAGTTGTCCTTTCGCGAAAAGGCAGGCTACAGCCTCAGCGACGCCTCCGCCAATTTCGTGTTCCAGATGTTCATCGTCTTCCCGACGGCGTTCTACGTGGACACGGTTGGAATGAGTGCGGCGTTGATGGGCACGATGCTGCTTTTCGTCCGCTTCAGCGACGCGTTCACGGACCCGATCATGGGCGTGATCGCCGACCGCACGAAGCATCGTTGGGGGAGGTTTCGCCCTTGGCTGCTTTGGTCCGCGATACCGTTCGGGTTGATGTTCTGGGTGGCCTTCACGATTCCCGCCGGCCTGAGCGAGGAAGGGCGGATCTGGTACGCGATCGTCACCTACACGGTGCTCATGATGGCCTACACGATGAACAACGTCCCGTACGCGTCGCTCAACGGCGTGATGACGAGCAACAGCAGCGAGCGCACGAGTCTTTCGTCCTACCGTTTCGTCGCGGCGATGGCGGCGGCCTTCATCGTCCAAGGTTTCACGCTGCCGCTCGTGACGAAGTTCGGCGACGGCTCGAACACCGATCCGAAGGGATGGTCGTTCACCGTCGGTATCTTCGCTGCCATCTCGATGATTTTCTTCGTGATCACGTTCTTCAGCGTCAAGGAACGCGTGCAGCCGCCTGCGGGCCAGAAGGCGGATCTCAAGCAGGACTTTCGTGACGTCTTGGCCAACCGCCCGTGGCTGGCGATGTTCGGCATGGTGTTGTTCGTCTTCATCACCTTGGCGTTTCGAGGCAATGCGAACTACATCTTCGTCACCCGCTACCTCGAGGCCGACGCGATGCGGACCTTCGTCGAGCAGATGGGGCTGACGGCGACGGCCGCCGCGATGGAGGCACCCGGGCTCGGGCTGCGGATTCTCGATCTCTTCGGCATGGTGGTGAAACCCGGTGCGGATCCTTCCGCGGTCGGCTTCAGCGTGCTCAACATGACCGGTTCGCTCGTGCAGATCCTGGGCGTGCTCTCGGCCAAGCCGCTCGCGGACCGCTTCGGCAAGAAGGCCGTGTTCATGGTCGGTCTGTTCGGAGCGGCGGTCTTCCAATCGATGCACTTCCTGGTGCCGACGGACGGCGTGTGGACGGTCTTCGTCCTCACGATCCTGGTGAACCTCTCCTATGGTCCGACCATCCCGCTCTTGTGGGCGATGATCGCCGACTGCGCGGATTGGAGCGAGTGGCGCAACCACCGCCGCTCGACCGGTTTCGTCTTCGCCGGCATGGTGTTCGCGCTCAAGGCCGGCCTCGGATTCGGCGGCGCCATCGCGGGATGGATGCTGGCTTACTACGGATACTCCGCCGCGACGGCCAACGATCCAGACGTCTTGGTGGGAGTGCGCCACATGGTCAGCTTCATGTCCGGCGGGCTGTTCTTCGTCGGCGTGTTGTTCATGTTCCGCTACCCGATCAGCAAACGGGTGGCCCTGCAGATGAGCGACGAACTCGACCAACGCCGGCAGGCTGCGGCTGCGAGCACCTAG
- a CDS encoding nuclear transport factor 2 family protein: MNRAVRTAPLLVVVLCWILVCLRVAPATEAAHVSNREIVIDAFERWVEGTGTPFEFLADDATWTILGPTPTAGTYSLKRLREEILSPFQARLATPLVPVVRAIHADGDTVIVLFEGTARLVDGERYVNSYAWFFRFERGQVRAVTAVLDLTAFDRVVGRTPRTGS, translated from the coding sequence GTGAACCGCGCCGTGCGCACCGCCCCCTTGCTCGTCGTAGTGCTGTGTTGGATACTCGTCTGTCTTCGGGTCGCTCCCGCGACCGAAGCGGCGCACGTCTCGAACCGCGAGATCGTGATCGATGCGTTCGAACGCTGGGTGGAGGGAACGGGCACGCCCTTCGAGTTCCTCGCCGACGACGCCACTTGGACGATTCTCGGTCCGACCCCGACGGCGGGAACGTATTCTCTGAAGCGCCTCCGTGAAGAGATTCTGAGCCCGTTCCAAGCCAGGCTCGCGACTCCGCTCGTGCCCGTGGTGCGGGCCATCCACGCGGACGGCGACACCGTGATCGTGCTCTTCGAGGGCACCGCGCGACTCGTGGACGGCGAGCGCTACGTGAACAGCTACGCGTGGTTCTTTCGTTTCGAGCGTGGGCAGGTGCGCGCCGTGACCGCGGTCCTGGATCTCACCGCCTTCGACCGGGTCGTCGGACGGACGCCACGAACGGGCTCCTAG
- a CDS encoding SDR family oxidoreductase, with protein sequence MLVTGASSGIGEAVARHLAARGASVVLGARRVDRLEKLVSEIRAAGGQAEFRELDVTSLESVRAFAEFALTCFGRIDVIVNNAGVMPLSPLAELRVEEWNRMIDVNIRGVLNGIAAVLPHFTARKAGHIVNVSSIAGHRVWPACAVYSGTKFAVRAISEGLRQETREIRVTIVSPGPVESELADSITSPATAAAVAEQFRRDMLTPDAIARGIAYAIEQPTDVDVNEITIRPVSGLE encoded by the coding sequence GTGCTCGTCACCGGTGCCAGCAGTGGCATCGGCGAGGCGGTCGCCCGTCATCTCGCCGCTCGTGGCGCAAGCGTCGTGCTCGGTGCGCGCCGTGTGGATCGTCTGGAAAAACTCGTCTCCGAGATCCGCGCCGCCGGCGGCCAGGCGGAGTTTCGGGAGTTGGATGTGACCTCGCTGGAGAGCGTCCGCGCCTTCGCCGAGTTCGCACTGACCTGCTTCGGCCGGATCGACGTCATCGTGAACAACGCAGGGGTGATGCCGCTCTCGCCGCTCGCGGAGCTGCGCGTCGAGGAGTGGAACCGCATGATCGACGTGAACATCCGTGGCGTGCTCAACGGTATCGCCGCCGTGCTCCCGCATTTCACCGCGCGCAAGGCCGGTCACATCGTCAACGTTTCGTCCATCGCGGGGCATCGCGTGTGGCCGGCTTGCGCGGTGTACAGCGGCACGAAGTTTGCGGTGCGCGCCATCTCCGAAGGACTGCGTCAGGAGACGCGGGAGATTCGCGTGACGATCGTCTCGCCCGGCCCGGTGGAGTCGGAACTCGCCGACTCGATCACCTCCCCGGCGACGGCTGCAGCCGTCGCGGAGCAATTCCGCCGCGACATGCTCACACCCGACGCCATCGCCCGCGGCATCGCCTATGCGATCGAACAGCCGACCGACGTCGACGTGAACGAAATCACGATCCGCCCGGTTTCGGGCCTGGAGTGA
- a CDS encoding SDR family oxidoreductase, translating into MKHENKIALVTGSSRGLGRNIALRLARSGADVVVTYRGGRIEADAVVAEIVALGRRAVALRIDVADTKTFSGFAEALGAALRETWGRDSFDFLVNNAGIDLAKPFGDFTEDDFDALMNVHFKGVFFLTQTLLPLVSDGGRIVNMSTGLARFAVPGYSAYAAMKGAIEVFTRYLAKEAGSRGVVVNTVAPGIIETDFTREVLSHPGAREFMAGNIALGRVGVPDDVGGVVDFLCSEAGRWVNAQRIEASGGMFI; encoded by the coding sequence ATGAAACACGAAAACAAGATCGCTCTCGTCACCGGGTCGTCACGCGGCTTGGGGCGCAACATCGCACTTCGTCTTGCCCGGTCGGGGGCGGACGTCGTCGTCACCTACCGCGGAGGCCGGATCGAGGCCGATGCGGTCGTCGCGGAGATCGTCGCGCTCGGGCGCCGGGCAGTGGCTCTGCGTATCGACGTCGCGGATACGAAGACTTTCTCCGGTTTCGCCGAGGCCCTCGGGGCTGCGCTACGGGAGACGTGGGGCCGCGATTCCTTCGACTTTCTCGTGAACAACGCCGGCATCGATCTCGCCAAGCCGTTCGGAGACTTCACCGAGGATGACTTCGACGCGTTGATGAACGTCCACTTCAAGGGCGTGTTCTTCCTCACCCAAACGCTTCTCCCATTGGTCTCGGACGGTGGACGGATCGTGAACATGTCGACTGGTCTGGCACGGTTCGCAGTTCCCGGCTACTCGGCCTACGCAGCGATGAAGGGCGCAATCGAAGTGTTCACCCGCTATCTGGCGAAGGAGGCGGGATCTCGGGGCGTCGTCGTGAACACCGTCGCGCCGGGGATCATCGAGACCGATTTCACGCGCGAGGTGCTCTCGCATCCGGGGGCGCGCGAGTTCATGGCCGGGAACATCGCGCTCGGCCGCGTGGGGGTGCCGGACGACGTCGGGGGCGTGGTGGATTTTCTTTGCTCGGAAGCCGGGCGATGGGTCAACGCGCAACGCATCGAGGCCTCCGGCGGCATGTTCATCTAG
- a CDS encoding metallophosphoesterase family protein, giving the protein MPHRTFAFGDIHGEIDHLERVLERLPPLTEDDTLVFLGDYVDRGPKSREVVERLMRLPDAVPARVVCLRGNHEDAWLRIVDHGWDEFAIPVANGCRATVRSYLRDVDLPPTIDARTHEMLALTTGSFLPPDVVAWLGSLPFWYENEHGIYVHAGLPPLADGFAHPSDVERPALLAWSRRNAFIRDYRGKHVVFGHTPTAFLPQDLSSHTPDDPTDMWAGPNATGIDTGCGTGGFLTALELPAMRAYESR; this is encoded by the coding sequence ATGCCCCACCGCACCTTCGCCTTCGGAGACATCCACGGAGAAATCGACCACCTCGAGCGAGTCTTGGAGCGACTGCCCCCGCTCACGGAAGACGACACGCTCGTGTTCCTCGGCGACTACGTCGACCGCGGCCCGAAGTCGCGCGAAGTGGTGGAGCGGCTCATGCGTCTGCCCGACGCCGTACCGGCGCGCGTCGTGTGCTTGCGGGGCAACCACGAGGACGCCTGGCTGCGCATCGTCGATCACGGTTGGGACGAGTTCGCGATTCCCGTCGCCAACGGCTGCCGAGCGACCGTCCGCTCCTATCTGCGGGACGTCGACCTGCCTCCCACGATCGACGCTCGCACCCACGAGATGTTGGCGTTGACGACCGGATCGTTCCTGCCGCCCGACGTGGTCGCGTGGCTCGGAAGCCTGCCGTTCTGGTACGAAAACGAACACGGCATCTACGTGCACGCCGGGTTGCCTCCCTTGGCCGACGGTTTCGCACACCCCTCAGACGTGGAAAGGCCCGCGCTGCTCGCGTGGTCGCGCCGCAACGCCTTCATCCGCGACTATCGCGGCAAACACGTCGTCTTCGGGCACACCCCGACAGCGTTTCTGCCGCAGGATCTCTCCTCGCACACACCCGACGATCCGACCGACATGTGGGCCGGCCCGAATGCGACCGGCATCGACACCGGCTGCGGCACAGGTGGCTTTCTCACCGCGCTGGAGCTGCCGGCGATGCGGGCCTACGAGTCGCGCTGA
- a CDS encoding creatininase family protein, producing MTAARSRQIPDTPFPAYRTRYLPAMTSAQIEALPQRASAVVVLPTGSIEQHGPHLPVGVDSVLGQAWLAAALARVPATIGVYVAPPVTYAVSDEHTGFAGTVSIGPKLFHRLVFAGARQIKALGFRTLAVLNTHGGNSATLVATLREIQSSLEMNACVIAPAWKPPVDAQEATYGFHAGRVETAWMLALAPHLVHMDRATTEYPARIDDPGTLRPERAPATFSWATADVSRSGVMGDARAATVEEGREWFDAGAHSLAAQIIKLSEAVARQRTFPR from the coding sequence ATGACCGCCGCCCGCAGTCGCCAGATTCCGGATACGCCTTTTCCGGCTTACCGCACCCGCTACCTGCCGGCGATGACCAGCGCGCAGATCGAGGCGCTGCCACAGCGCGCATCCGCCGTAGTGGTGTTGCCCACCGGTTCGATCGAGCAACACGGCCCCCACCTTCCCGTCGGCGTCGACTCCGTCCTCGGGCAGGCTTGGCTCGCCGCCGCACTCGCCCGCGTGCCCGCCACGATCGGCGTCTACGTCGCTCCCCCCGTCACCTACGCCGTGAGCGACGAACACACCGGCTTCGCGGGCACCGTTTCGATCGGCCCGAAACTCTTCCACCGTCTCGTCTTCGCCGGCGCTCGTCAGATCAAGGCCTTGGGGTTTCGCACGCTCGCCGTCCTCAACACGCACGGCGGCAACTCCGCCACGCTCGTCGCCACGCTGCGCGAGATCCAAAGCTCGCTCGAAATGAACGCCTGCGTGATCGCACCGGCATGGAAACCACCGGTCGACGCCCAAGAGGCCACCTACGGCTTCCACGCCGGCCGCGTCGAGACGGCCTGGATGCTCGCGCTCGCCCCCCACCTCGTGCACATGGATCGCGCCACCACCGAATACCCGGCCCGTATCGACGATCCCGGTACACTGCGGCCCGAACGCGCACCGGCGACGTTCTCGTGGGCCACCGCCGACGTCTCGCGCAGCGGAGTCATGGGCGACGCCCGCGCCGCCACCGTGGAGGAGGGCCGCGAGTGGTTCGACGCCGGAGCACACTCGCTCGCGGCGCAGATCATCAAACTCTCCGAAGCCGTCGCCCGCCAACGCACCTTTCCGCGCTGA
- a CDS encoding glutathione S-transferase family protein, protein MSTRGQFPDEEGHDGAFVRQEDAFRDRVEADGSTPYSPEAGRYHLYVSLACPWAHRTLVVRRLKGLEDVIGATVVDPVRDERGWAFRHGPGFSEDPINGFRFLSEAYRASDPEFRGRATVPVLWDTRTKRIVNNSEDDICRMFNDEFDALATGPTDLFPTALHDEQAALSARIYECVNNGVYRAGFATSQRAYEGAVRKLFATLDELEARLGKTRFLFGDRCVETDWRLFCTLIRFDAVYHGHFKCNLRRIVDHPNLSGYLRDLYQTPGIADTVNFEHIKSHYYVTHTEINPTRIVPLGPVLDLEARHDRERFTRSE, encoded by the coding sequence ATGAGCACGCGAGGACAGTTTCCCGACGAAGAAGGCCATGACGGTGCGTTCGTGCGGCAGGAGGATGCCTTTCGCGACCGGGTCGAGGCCGACGGCTCCACGCCTTACTCGCCGGAAGCGGGGAGATATCATCTCTACGTCTCGCTCGCATGCCCGTGGGCGCATCGGACGTTGGTCGTGCGACGCCTGAAGGGCCTCGAGGACGTGATCGGAGCCACGGTCGTCGATCCCGTGCGCGACGAGCGCGGTTGGGCGTTTCGGCACGGGCCGGGGTTCTCCGAAGATCCGATCAACGGCTTCCGTTTCCTCTCGGAGGCTTACCGCGCGTCCGATCCCGAGTTTCGGGGTCGCGCGACCGTGCCGGTACTGTGGGACACTCGGACGAAACGCATCGTGAACAACTCCGAAGACGACATCTGCAGGATGTTCAACGACGAGTTCGACGCGCTCGCGACTGGACCGACCGATCTGTTTCCGACGGCATTGCACGACGAGCAAGCCGCGCTCAGCGCGAGGATCTACGAGTGCGTCAACAACGGCGTCTACCGTGCCGGGTTCGCGACGAGCCAACGCGCCTACGAAGGGGCGGTCCGAAAACTCTTCGCGACCCTCGACGAGCTGGAGGCGCGGTTGGGCAAGACGCGCTTTCTGTTCGGCGATCGGTGCGTCGAGACCGACTGGCGCTTGTTCTGCACGTTGATCCGTTTCGACGCGGTGTATCACGGACACTTCAAGTGCAACCTCCGGCGGATCGTGGACCATCCGAACCTGTCCGGCTACCTGCGCGATTTGTATCAAACCCCCGGCATCGCCGACACGGTGAACTTCGAGCACATCAAGTCGCACTACTACGTGACGCACACGGAGATCAATCCCACCCGGATCGTGCCGCTCGGCCCTGTGCTGGACCTCGAGGCGCGGCACGACCGCGAGCGGTTCACGAGAAGCGAGTGA